The Arachis hypogaea cultivar Tifrunner chromosome 19, arahy.Tifrunner.gnm2.J5K5, whole genome shotgun sequence genome has a window encoding:
- the LOC112776386 gene encoding phosphomevalonate kinase, peroxisomal-like: MLGIRYHMRLMGEAAGVPIEPEPQTKLLDATLNLEGVLLAGVPGAGGFDAVFAVTFGDSSSNVMKTWSSLNVLALLVKEDPCGVSLESVDPRTNEITSAVSSIHIE; this comes from the exons ATGCTTGGGATTAGATATCATATGCGCCTAATGGGTGAGGCTGCAGGTGTTCCT ATTGAACCAGAACCACAAACAAAACTTTTAGATGCTACACTGAACTTGGAAGGAGTGTTGTTGGCTGGAGTTCCAGGAGCAGGAGGATTTGATGCTGTCTTTGCTGTTACTTTTGGAGATTCAAGCAGCAATGTGATGAAAACATGGAGCTCACTCAATGTTCTTGCCCTTCTGGTTAAAGAAGATCCTTGTGGCGTTTCTTTAGAAAGTGTTGACCCTAGAACAAATGAAATCACTTCAGCTGTATCTTCAATtcatattgaataa